A stretch of the Actinomyces faecalis genome encodes the following:
- a CDS encoding PLP-dependent transferase: MTIRPEDSNPAYDDRSATRAVPIHHHPSTSTGPDTSAWGLDTVLAHVGTGTDPATGAITTPIHLSTAFGHPGLRQSTGYDYTRTASPTRDVLQDALARLDGAAASFVTSSGMAAVQLAVETLAPFGSRVVALEDLYGGTFRYLQVLAEAGAYEVDFVYGQAELAEALSRPASLVLIETPTNPMMECYDVAATARLAHEAGALLAVDNTFYTPAVLRPLDEGADVAIYSATKYLGGHNDVMAGVVSVADPALGERLQYRLNTTGATLGPFDSFLLLRGLKTLSLRMARHEANAKEVVAFLEKSPHVTRVLYPGHSGMVSFDLAEDVDIAAFLGAVQVFTFAESLGGVESLVTCPSVQTHADVPPATRARYGLTDRLLRLSVGIEDPSDLVEDLRQAFEASARG, translated from the coding sequence ATGACCATCCGCCCTGAGGACTCCAACCCCGCCTACGACGACCGCTCCGCCACGCGCGCCGTTCCCATCCACCACCACCCCTCCACCTCGACGGGCCCGGACACCTCGGCCTGGGGCCTGGACACCGTACTCGCGCACGTCGGCACCGGCACCGACCCGGCCACCGGCGCCATCACGACCCCGATCCACCTGTCCACCGCCTTCGGCCACCCAGGACTGCGCCAGTCCACGGGCTACGACTACACGCGGACCGCCTCGCCCACCCGCGACGTCCTCCAGGACGCGCTGGCCCGGCTCGACGGCGCAGCGGCCAGCTTCGTCACCTCCTCGGGCATGGCCGCCGTCCAGCTGGCGGTCGAGACCCTGGCACCCTTCGGGTCACGCGTCGTGGCGCTGGAGGACCTGTACGGCGGGACCTTCCGCTACCTCCAGGTCCTGGCAGAAGCCGGCGCCTACGAGGTCGACTTCGTCTACGGGCAGGCGGAGCTGGCCGAGGCGCTGAGCCGCCCAGCCTCCCTGGTCCTCATCGAGACCCCCACCAACCCGATGATGGAGTGCTACGACGTCGCCGCTACCGCCCGGCTCGCCCACGAGGCCGGGGCCCTGCTCGCCGTCGACAACACCTTCTACACCCCTGCTGTCCTGCGCCCGCTGGACGAGGGCGCGGACGTGGCGATCTACTCCGCCACCAAGTACCTCGGCGGGCACAACGACGTCATGGCTGGTGTGGTCTCCGTGGCCGACCCGGCGCTCGGTGAGCGCCTGCAGTACCGGCTCAACACCACAGGCGCCACGCTAGGACCCTTCGACTCCTTCCTGCTGCTGCGCGGGCTGAAGACCCTGTCCCTGCGCATGGCACGGCACGAGGCCAACGCCAAGGAGGTCGTGGCCTTCCTGGAGAAGTCACCGCACGTCACCCGTGTGCTCTACCCGGGGCACTCAGGCATGGTGTCCTTCGACCTCGCCGAGGACGTGGACATCGCCGCCTTCCTGGGGGCGGTCCAGGTCTTCACCTTCGCCGAGTCGCTGGGCGGGGTGGAGTCGCTGGTCACCTGTCCGAGCGTGCAGACCCACGCCGACGTCCCTCCCGCCACCCGCGCACGCTACGGCCTGACAGACCGCCTGCTGCGGCTGAGCGTGGGGATCGAGGACCCCTCGGACCTGGTGGAGGACCTGCGTCAGGCCTTCGAGGCCAGCGCACGCGGCTGA
- a CDS encoding MalY/PatB family protein yields MPALTDFSDLGSVVDPYCPIGTTLPGSSFSQFDLVHDRTGTSSLKWDFAAERGRPAGVLPLWVADMDHQVAPGITSALLWRVRHGIFGYTETDAAYDAAVTSWFARRYDWQVEASWNVVTPGVVPALALAVRALTAPGDAVVIEEPVYYPFREVIEDNGRVVAPAPLVRGDDGSYRRDMQALERTLRTSGAKVLLLCNPHNPVGRVWSRTELEDLAEIARRYDLTVVSDEIHADLALPGHRTTPFASLSPDAAARTIACTSPSKSFNLAGLQVANILIPSERLRKAFRAELAAVGYSQPNALGLTACQAAYESGDAWLDELRGHLAAARDHVAERLAAVPGVSVAPCEGTYLLWLDCHGLLDLAGLEPSELDEVMLEEAGLWLDDGAIFGAGGEGFTRINIACPRATLDQALDRLEAGVTALLARQSHRARAEALAPARAA; encoded by the coding sequence ATGCCTGCCCTCACTGACTTCTCTGACCTCGGAAGCGTCGTCGACCCCTACTGTCCGATCGGCACCACGCTTCCCGGCTCCTCCTTCTCTCAGTTCGACCTCGTCCACGACCGCACCGGCACCTCCAGCCTCAAGTGGGACTTTGCCGCCGAACGCGGCCGTCCTGCCGGAGTGCTCCCCCTATGGGTAGCAGACATGGACCACCAGGTGGCCCCGGGCATCACCAGTGCCCTGCTGTGGCGGGTGCGTCACGGGATCTTCGGTTACACCGAGACCGACGCCGCCTATGACGCCGCTGTGACCTCATGGTTCGCGCGCCGCTACGACTGGCAGGTCGAGGCGTCGTGGAACGTCGTCACCCCCGGCGTCGTCCCGGCCCTGGCCCTGGCGGTACGGGCTCTGACCGCTCCCGGCGACGCCGTCGTCATCGAGGAGCCCGTGTACTACCCGTTCAGGGAGGTCATCGAGGACAACGGTCGAGTCGTCGCCCCGGCCCCGCTGGTACGCGGTGACGACGGTTCCTACCGCCGCGACATGCAGGCCCTGGAGCGCACGCTGCGCACCAGCGGCGCCAAGGTGCTGCTGCTATGCAACCCGCACAACCCCGTGGGGCGGGTGTGGAGCAGGACCGAGCTGGAGGACCTGGCCGAGATCGCCAGGCGCTACGACCTCACGGTGGTCTCTGACGAGATCCACGCCGACCTCGCCCTTCCCGGGCACCGGACTACCCCCTTCGCCTCGCTGTCCCCGGACGCGGCCGCCCGCACGATCGCCTGCACCTCGCCGTCGAAGTCCTTCAACCTCGCAGGGCTGCAGGTGGCCAACATCCTCATTCCCAGCGAGCGGCTGCGCAAGGCCTTCCGCGCCGAGCTGGCCGCCGTGGGCTACTCCCAGCCCAACGCCCTGGGACTGACCGCCTGCCAGGCCGCCTACGAGAGCGGGGACGCCTGGCTCGACGAGCTGCGCGGCCACCTCGCCGCGGCCCGCGACCACGTGGCTGAGCGTCTCGCAGCCGTGCCGGGAGTCAGCGTCGCTCCCTGCGAGGGCACCTACCTGCTGTGGCTGGACTGCCACGGGCTGCTGGACCTCGCCGGCCTGGAGCCCAGCGAGCTCGACGAGGTCATGCTGGAGGAGGCGGGGCTGTGGCTGGACGACGGGGCGATCTTCGGCGCAGGAGGCGAAGGCTTTACCCGCATCAACATCGCCTGCCCGCGGGCCACGCTCGACCAGGCCCTGGACCGCCTGGAGGCCGGCGTCACCGCCCTGCTCGCCCGTCAGTCCCACCGCGCCCGGGCCGAGGCGCTCGCCCCTGCCCGCGCCGCCTGA
- a CDS encoding ABC transporter transmembrane domain-containing protein, producing MNTAAARPDACAPTSASATSTASTKAVPIAWAPRRWPAFLTITPAPRTPLSDSPGRYLAHVLCDAWLPLLVGAVLTALTYLSSGLIPTVLGRVVDHGLSDGLSSRLVPGLIALAALGVAGGLVGGVTEIFAFGSWTSGWQPSVRGVGYRLGLRSRAVTREVSSGDVVSTATSDADSIGALMYFIVTVVGSVISTVVVAVLMLRMDTGLGLLVLLGLPVVLLGVGTLLKPLNRRMSVQREEQGRLTTVTADVVAGLRVLRGIGGEDVYAARYAEQSAKVRAAGIKVASTQAMLAAIRAGAPMILTALVVGASATAALEGRITAGEFVTFYGYTTFLIWPLGALADLMQFMTRAWVGAKKVARVAAVEPLVTDDAVDPTAVLDPTGDLVDEASGVRLSGGRMTALVCARPAVSAALAERLGRPDDHAAVTLTGTDLRRLPVAQVRRAVVVSGAHAEAFAGPLAGEVLGEQVELAPQRGLVELMTLHAGRDRPDATRADVPLTTTQVESARRALEVAVAGDVLDSLGGLEGQLTEKARNLSGGQRQRLALARAVARQAPVLVLVEPTSALDSHTEDLVAQRLREARAGLTTVVVTSSPLLLSRCDEVVLLEAVDAAAGEPVRVGERARGTHHELSSLPAYADVVERGAGA from the coding sequence ATGAACACTGCTGCTGCGCGTCCTGACGCCTGCGCACCCACCTCTGCCTCCGCCACCTCCACTGCCTCTACCAAGGCGGTCCCCATCGCCTGGGCGCCACGACGCTGGCCTGCCTTCCTCACCATCACCCCGGCCCCGCGCACGCCCCTGAGCGACAGCCCGGGGCGCTACCTCGCTCACGTGCTGTGCGACGCCTGGCTGCCGCTGCTGGTCGGGGCGGTGCTGACGGCCCTGACCTATCTCTCCTCAGGTCTCATCCCCACGGTCCTGGGACGGGTCGTCGACCACGGCCTGTCTGACGGCTTGTCCTCACGCCTGGTGCCAGGCCTCATTGCGCTCGCGGCGCTGGGGGTGGCCGGCGGGCTCGTGGGAGGCGTGACCGAGATCTTCGCCTTCGGCTCGTGGACCAGCGGCTGGCAGCCCTCCGTCCGCGGCGTCGGGTACCGGCTGGGCCTGCGCTCGCGGGCGGTGACCCGCGAGGTGTCCTCCGGCGACGTCGTGTCCACCGCGACCTCGGACGCGGACTCCATCGGCGCCCTCATGTACTTCATCGTGACTGTGGTGGGCTCCGTCATCTCCACAGTGGTGGTTGCTGTCCTCATGCTGCGGATGGACACCGGTCTGGGGCTGCTGGTGCTGCTCGGGCTGCCGGTGGTCCTGCTGGGCGTGGGCACGCTGCTCAAGCCTCTGAACAGGCGCATGTCCGTCCAGCGTGAGGAGCAGGGGCGGCTGACCACGGTGACGGCTGACGTCGTCGCCGGCCTGCGTGTGCTGCGCGGTATCGGGGGCGAGGACGTCTACGCCGCCCGTTACGCCGAGCAGTCGGCCAAGGTGCGTGCTGCGGGGATCAAGGTCGCCTCCACCCAGGCCATGCTCGCCGCGATCCGCGCCGGCGCCCCGATGATCCTGACCGCCCTCGTCGTCGGTGCCAGCGCCACCGCGGCGCTGGAGGGGCGGATCACGGCCGGTGAGTTCGTCACCTTCTACGGCTACACGACCTTCCTCATCTGGCCGCTCGGGGCGCTGGCTGACCTCATGCAGTTCATGACCCGCGCGTGGGTGGGCGCGAAGAAGGTGGCGCGCGTGGCCGCCGTCGAGCCTCTGGTCACTGATGACGCCGTCGACCCGACCGCGGTCCTGGACCCCACCGGCGACCTGGTGGACGAGGCCAGTGGGGTGCGCCTGTCCGGGGGCCGCATGACGGCCCTGGTGTGCGCGCGTCCGGCGGTCAGCGCGGCCCTGGCTGAGCGGCTCGGGCGGCCCGACGACCATGCGGCAGTCACCCTGACGGGTACCGACCTGCGCCGCCTGCCGGTTGCGCAGGTGCGCCGCGCCGTCGTCGTGTCCGGGGCCCATGCTGAGGCCTTCGCCGGCCCGCTGGCCGGGGAGGTCCTGGGCGAGCAGGTGGAGCTGGCTCCCCAGCGCGGGCTGGTGGAGCTCATGACCCTGCACGCCGGCAGGGACCGCCCTGACGCCACTCGCGCGGACGTCCCCCTGACGACGACGCAGGTGGAGTCTGCCCGCCGCGCTCTGGAGGTCGCCGTGGCTGGCGACGTCCTGGACTCGCTGGGAGGGCTGGAAGGACAGCTGACCGAGAAGGCTCGCAACCTCTCCGGAGGCCAGCGCCAGCGCCTGGCACTGGCCCGCGCCGTGGCTCGGCAGGCGCCTGTGCTCGTGCTGGTCGAGCCCACCAGCGCCCTGGACTCCCACACCGAGGACCTGGTGGCCCAGAGGCTGCGGGAGGCCCGCGCCGGGCTGACGACCGTCGTCGTCACCTCCTCGCCCCTGCTGCTCAGCCGCTGTGACGAGGTGGTCCTGCTGGAGGCGGTCGACGCCGCAGCCGGCGAGCCCGTGCGGGTGGGCGAGCGGGCGCGCGGCACCCACCACGAGCTGAGCAGCCTGCCTGCCTATGCCGACGTCGTCGAGAGAGGAGCCGGTGCATGA
- a CDS encoding ABC transporter ATP-binding protein: MRLPVADGRTVRRRFLSLLGEHKRAFAVVTIAQLAAAMASVGIPKVLGLMVDAVRADAGAQHLRTLIAVVVVLAVVNAVLTGVGEYLARILGEKIFAELRERLVGAAMHLPLSVVESAGTGDLLGRTSHDLENIRFVVQRGVSQILVIVLTILSVVVAALLASPLLGVCMLASAVIAVPLARWYLRHVVPGYQTMNALWAEVDGVIAETADQAETVDAQYLGQRRNRVLDRALREAWQTEQYTMWLRVVLITGLGVAVMLPLLAVLAWGAWLLGHGVVTLGAVTTVALYSVQVRGPVHEITFWLDTVQSASAALARIVGVELVEPDREATSDVVVPEPPRVCGVSYAYRAGHDVLHDVDLEIVPGERLVVVGPSGSGKSTLGRMLAGIHPPTRGRVTVGSDGPDDQGTDLTALTEQALHREVALVTQEHHVFACSLADNLRIARADATDVEIARALDVVGASAWVEGLSDGLDTLVGNGGVVLDPGQAQQVALARIVLMDPATLVLDEATSLLDPTSARSAERALDAVLAGRTVIAIAHRLDTAAAADRVAVVIDGRIVELGPHEELVAAGGEYTRLWEAWTSA; the protein is encoded by the coding sequence ATGCGTCTCCCCGTCGCGGACGGGCGCACCGTCCGCCGTCGTTTCCTCTCCCTGCTGGGCGAGCACAAGCGTGCCTTCGCCGTGGTCACCATCGCTCAGCTCGCCGCCGCGATGGCGAGCGTGGGCATCCCCAAGGTGCTCGGTCTCATGGTGGACGCCGTGCGGGCCGACGCCGGGGCGCAGCACCTGCGCACGCTCATCGCCGTCGTGGTGGTCCTGGCCGTGGTCAACGCCGTGCTGACCGGGGTCGGGGAGTACCTCGCCCGGATCCTGGGGGAGAAGATCTTCGCCGAGCTGCGTGAGCGTCTGGTGGGGGCCGCGATGCACCTGCCGCTGAGCGTGGTGGAGTCCGCGGGCACAGGTGACCTGCTGGGACGCACGAGCCACGACCTGGAGAACATCCGCTTCGTGGTCCAGCGCGGCGTCTCCCAGATCCTCGTCATCGTGCTGACGATCCTCAGCGTGGTTGTCGCGGCCCTGCTGGCCTCGCCGCTGCTGGGCGTGTGCATGCTCGCCTCGGCGGTGATCGCGGTTCCGCTGGCGCGCTGGTACCTGCGCCACGTGGTCCCCGGCTACCAGACGATGAACGCCCTGTGGGCGGAGGTCGACGGCGTCATCGCCGAGACCGCCGACCAGGCTGAGACCGTGGATGCCCAGTACCTGGGGCAGCGTCGCAACCGCGTCCTGGACCGGGCGCTGAGGGAGGCGTGGCAGACCGAGCAGTACACGATGTGGCTACGCGTCGTGCTCATCACGGGCCTGGGGGTCGCCGTCATGCTGCCGCTGCTGGCGGTCCTGGCCTGGGGGGCCTGGCTGCTGGGCCACGGCGTGGTGACGCTTGGTGCCGTCACCACGGTGGCGCTCTACTCCGTCCAGGTGCGCGGCCCCGTCCACGAGATCACCTTCTGGCTGGACACCGTCCAGTCGGCCTCGGCGGCGCTGGCGCGCATCGTCGGGGTGGAGCTGGTCGAGCCCGACCGTGAGGCCACGAGCGACGTGGTGGTCCCCGAGCCGCCGCGCGTGTGCGGGGTCTCCTACGCCTACCGCGCCGGTCACGACGTCCTGCACGACGTCGACCTGGAGATCGTTCCGGGTGAGCGTCTGGTGGTCGTCGGCCCGTCGGGCTCAGGCAAGTCCACGCTGGGGCGCATGCTCGCCGGGATCCACCCGCCCACCCGGGGACGGGTCACGGTGGGCTCAGACGGTCCCGACGATCAGGGCACGGACCTGACGGCGCTGACGGAGCAGGCCCTGCACCGTGAGGTCGCCCTGGTGACCCAGGAGCACCACGTCTTCGCCTGCAGCCTCGCGGACAACCTGCGCATCGCCCGCGCGGACGCCACGGACGTCGAGATCGCTCGCGCGCTCGACGTCGTGGGGGCGAGCGCGTGGGTCGAGGGACTGAGCGACGGCCTGGACACCCTGGTGGGCAACGGCGGGGTGGTCCTCGACCCTGGCCAGGCCCAGCAGGTCGCGCTGGCTCGGATCGTGCTCATGGACCCGGCCACGCTCGTCCTGGACGAGGCGACGAGCCTGCTGGACCCGACCTCGGCGCGCTCTGCCGAGCGCGCGCTGGACGCCGTGCTCGCCGGACGCACCGTCATCGCGATCGCCCACCGCCTGGACACGGCTGCTGCCGCGGACCGGGTCGCCGTCGTCATCGACGGCCGGATCGTCGAGCTCGGTCCCCACGAGGAGCTGGTGGCCGCCGGAGGGGAGTACACCCGGCTGTGGGAGGCGTGGACAAGCGCCTAG
- a CDS encoding YhgE/Pip domain-containing protein, which translates to MKKLTGSRIGNLVVVAAVVIIPLLYAGLLTLTYQDPTNRLDDIRAAVVNEDSPYTATLASGETRTLDLGADLEEALTEPDGSQDVGFTWTSMSESEARAQMGEEKIRAILFIPADFSQKVSLVGTEDPSKAATQELHLLTDDGINYLAGTMALTVASELSNQLSSQGSEEVVDSLLLSVSTIREGMVTASDGATTLADGTTTLSDGATTLADGTDSLSSGASSLTVGVKQLADGSVTLASGLTTLSQGATDAADGSQQLADGVARLASGASSARTGASTLADGARTLSEGTSTLAANAGTLADGVGRLSTGSGTLADGVTRYTQGVDQVAAGAAALQVRATDPADGLAAGIAQLKAGIGEAGSTDTSTLAGGAAALDAGAAQLSAGLNSPQASGVSLKDGAAGLASGITTAQQGVAGYTAAVDQLAAQCSASGAAPALCVALQQVSSQSAALNAGMSEASSAATQVSDGVSQAADGAARLAASTSALSQGTTTLREGVDRLGSAVGSPSDVTVPGDSSSPQTLLGGINAVAGGLGQVTTSTVDGHLVDNSASLRQGASDVAGGLATMNDKVPALTTGISRLDSGSASLSDGATSLASGLVTLDQGTGTAATSAQTLADGVARLASGASSAQTGSQTLADGLGTAQTGSQTLSVGATRLATGAHDLKDGADQLDEGAATLSRGLAEGVGKIPSYSHAQRSSMAAVASDVARVETVRDNAVVNNGAGFTPMFMSLALWVGAIALFLVLPALDKRDHGERWWASAIRPATTALLLALAQAVIMMVVVNAAGELHASNLLGLTLMAIASSVCFMAINQACVASLAFRGRFVSIVLLSLQITSMGATFPIETAPRFFQWIHPLLPMSYTQLSFRRLIAGGGLDGIHLQTLGVLLIWTVIAVAVTLVGAKLRRGHKPLPVDNALAPTAA; encoded by the coding sequence ATGAAGAAGCTCACCGGCTCGCGCATCGGCAACCTCGTAGTTGTCGCCGCAGTCGTCATCATCCCGCTGCTGTACGCGGGACTCCTCACGCTCACCTACCAGGATCCCACCAACCGCCTCGACGACATCCGTGCTGCCGTCGTCAACGAGGACTCGCCCTACACGGCGACCCTCGCCTCTGGTGAGACAAGGACCCTCGACCTCGGCGCCGACCTGGAGGAGGCCCTCACCGAGCCCGACGGCTCCCAGGACGTCGGCTTCACCTGGACCTCCATGAGCGAGTCCGAGGCCCGCGCCCAGATGGGCGAGGAGAAGATCCGCGCCATCCTGTTCATCCCGGCCGACTTCTCCCAGAAGGTCTCCCTGGTCGGCACCGAGGACCCCTCGAAGGCTGCCACCCAGGAGCTGCACCTGCTCACTGATGATGGCATCAACTACCTCGCCGGCACCATGGCCCTCACTGTCGCCTCCGAGCTGAGTAACCAGCTCTCCTCCCAGGGCTCCGAGGAGGTGGTCGACTCCCTCCTGCTCAGCGTCTCGACGATCCGCGAGGGCATGGTCACGGCCTCCGACGGTGCAACCACCCTGGCGGACGGCACCACCACGCTGTCCGACGGCGCCACGACGCTCGCTGACGGCACCGACTCGCTCAGCTCCGGCGCTTCCTCCTTGACGGTCGGTGTCAAGCAGCTCGCTGACGGCTCCGTCACGCTGGCCAGTGGTCTGACCACCCTGTCCCAGGGCGCCACTGACGCCGCGGACGGCTCCCAGCAGCTGGCCGACGGCGTCGCCCGCCTGGCCTCGGGCGCTTCCTCGGCCCGGACCGGGGCCTCTACCCTGGCTGACGGTGCCAGGACCCTGAGCGAGGGCACCTCGACCCTGGCCGCCAACGCCGGGACCCTGGCCGACGGCGTCGGCCGGCTCTCCACCGGTTCGGGCACCCTGGCCGACGGCGTCACCCGCTACACCCAGGGAGTGGACCAGGTCGCTGCGGGCGCTGCCGCCCTCCAGGTCAGGGCCACCGACCCCGCCGACGGACTGGCTGCCGGTATCGCCCAGCTCAAGGCCGGCATCGGTGAGGCAGGGTCCACGGACACCTCCACCCTGGCTGGTGGCGCGGCCGCCCTCGACGCCGGAGCCGCTCAGCTGTCTGCCGGGCTCAACAGCCCGCAGGCCAGCGGGGTCTCGCTCAAGGACGGCGCAGCCGGGCTCGCCTCGGGAATCACCACCGCCCAGCAGGGCGTGGCCGGCTACACCGCTGCCGTCGACCAGCTCGCCGCCCAGTGCTCGGCCAGCGGCGCGGCCCCCGCGCTCTGTGTCGCCCTGCAGCAGGTCTCCTCCCAGTCCGCCGCGCTCAACGCCGGCATGTCCGAGGCCTCCTCAGCCGCCACGCAGGTCTCTGACGGAGTGAGCCAGGCCGCCGACGGCGCCGCCCGGCTCGCGGCCTCCACCTCAGCCCTGTCCCAGGGCACCACCACCCTGCGCGAGGGCGTGGACCGTCTGGGCTCCGCCGTCGGCAGCCCGAGCGACGTCACCGTCCCAGGCGACTCTTCCAGCCCACAGACCCTGCTGGGTGGCATCAACGCCGTCGCCGGCGGCCTGGGCCAGGTCACGACCTCCACGGTCGACGGCCATCTCGTGGACAATTCCGCGTCCCTGCGGCAGGGCGCCTCTGACGTCGCCGGAGGCCTGGCCACCATGAACGACAAGGTCCCGGCTCTGACCACTGGCATCAGCCGGCTCGACTCCGGTTCCGCGTCGCTGTCCGACGGCGCCACGAGCCTGGCCTCAGGCCTGGTCACCCTCGACCAGGGCACCGGGACCGCCGCCACCTCGGCCCAGACCCTGGCCGACGGCGTCGCCCGCCTGGCCTCGGGCGCCTCCTCGGCCCAGACCGGCTCGCAGACCCTGGCCGACGGGCTGGGCACCGCCCAGACCGGCTCGCAGACGCTGTCCGTGGGCGCCACCCGCCTGGCGACCGGCGCCCACGACCTCAAGGACGGCGCCGACCAGCTCGACGAGGGCGCAGCAACGCTCTCACGGGGCCTGGCCGAGGGCGTGGGCAAGATCCCGAGCTACTCGCACGCGCAGCGCTCCTCCATGGCCGCCGTCGCCTCCGACGTGGCAAGGGTGGAGACGGTACGGGACAACGCCGTGGTCAACAACGGCGCCGGCTTCACCCCGATGTTCATGAGCCTGGCCCTGTGGGTCGGCGCGATCGCCCTGTTCCTGGTGCTGCCCGCGCTGGACAAGCGCGACCACGGCGAGCGCTGGTGGGCCTCGGCGATCCGCCCGGCCACCACGGCCCTGCTCCTGGCCCTGGCCCAGGCCGTCATCATGATGGTCGTGGTCAACGCCGCCGGCGAGCTGCACGCGAGCAACCTGCTGGGGCTGACCCTCATGGCTATCGCCTCCTCGGTGTGCTTCATGGCGATCAACCAGGCCTGCGTGGCCTCGCTGGCCTTCCGTGGACGCTTCGTCTCCATCGTGCTGCTGAGCCTGCAGATCACCTCGATGGGCGCGACCTTCCCGATCGAGACGGCCCCGCGCTTCTTCCAGTGGATCCACCCGCTCCTGCCCATGAGCTACACCCAGCTGTCCTTCCGCCGCCTCATCGCCGGCGGCGGCCTGGACGGGATCCACCTGCAGACCCTGGGGGTCCTGCTCATCTGGACCGTGATCGCCGTCGCGGTCACGCTGGTGGGTGCCAAGCTGCGCCGAGGTCACAAGCCCCTGCCAGTGGACAACGCCCTGGCTCCCACGGCCGCGTAG
- a CDS encoding TetR/AcrR family transcriptional regulator has protein sequence MAAKINGARKAAERLSARRAAVRRIAAADPSDKRAQTQALLLEAGRELFTDQGIGGTSVGDLCSRAGFTRGAFYSNFADMDHFVSQVAEREWEQMTDYVRKAVDQALPETVLQDSSTEEGVLHALEELAARILRAMPVSRQFYLLQSEIVAYVLRNEEHAAALRGGYETFRSSLQEIVVSGLAAIGRECLLSADDTTELLFAAAERSMRTALLAGNEDDLTALLERSLPELLIHMSRPLEG, from the coding sequence GTGGCCGCAAAGATAAACGGGGCGAGAAAGGCCGCTGAGCGGCTGTCCGCCCGACGTGCGGCGGTGCGACGTATCGCCGCGGCTGATCCCTCGGACAAGCGTGCCCAGACCCAGGCCCTGCTGCTGGAGGCCGGGAGGGAGCTGTTTACTGACCAGGGCATCGGGGGCACGAGCGTGGGCGACCTGTGCTCGCGCGCCGGTTTCACGCGCGGTGCCTTCTACTCCAACTTCGCTGACATGGACCACTTCGTGAGCCAGGTGGCTGAGCGCGAGTGGGAGCAGATGACCGACTACGTGCGCAAGGCTGTTGACCAGGCGCTGCCGGAGACCGTGCTCCAGGACTCCTCGACGGAGGAAGGTGTGCTCCATGCGCTGGAGGAGCTGGCGGCGCGCATCCTCCGGGCGATGCCGGTCTCGCGCCAGTTCTATCTCCTCCAGAGCGAGATCGTGGCCTACGTCCTGCGCAACGAGGAGCACGCGGCGGCGCTGCGTGGTGGGTATGAGACCTTCAGGTCCTCGCTGCAGGAGATCGTGGTCTCGGGCCTGGCGGCGATCGGGCGCGAGTGCCTGCTTAGCGCTGACGACACCACCGAGCTTCTCTTCGCGGCCGCTGAGCGCTCGATGCGTACCGCGCTCCTGGCTGGCAACGAGGACGATCTCACCGCGCTGCTCGAGCGCAGCCTCCCCGAGCTCCTCATCCACATGAGCCGGCCCCTGGAGGGGTGA